In Streptomyces sp. SID8374, one genomic interval encodes:
- a CDS encoding transglutaminaseTgpA domain-containing protein, translating into MSGRTRLALCAFAATLLASGALLPLVEGAGWLLQAALLLGVQGGVGALARRVPLARSLTIAAQALVTLLLLTVVFARDQALFGVVPGPQAVMRLGELLVAGGEDIGTYAVPAPMTDGIRLMVVGGVVLIGLAVDALAVTFRSAAPAGLPLLALYSVAAGLGDGGTGWLWFLLAACGYLFLLLAEGRDRLSQWGRVFGGASRSPGGLSDGLSGRGGGTSAPVRTGRRIGVLALGIALVVPLALPALDSGLLGGRGGGSGKGSGGGTITAVNPLVSLKDNLNQPEDREVMTYRTNAQDPRDLYLRIIALDEFNGSEWRSSTRRLTDVPDRLPQPTGLGRDVDVTEIRTNISTSPSYQQNYLPLPYPASEVAIGGRWRYEPEGRTLIGDKGQNTGGAQYEVSSLIVQPTAAQLAAAGSPPQGLRSEYTQVPDSLPNVVAEEAEKITEGSANAYERAVKLQSWFASEGGFRYSTSVSSGTGSSAIARFLRDKEGFCIHFSFTMAAMARTLDIPSRVAVGFTPGTLKGDGSYSVGLRDAHAWPELYFEGVGWTRFEPTPSRGSAPAYTLPETPTGGASDPAQPSADATAAPSAVPSAPESCSPQMRRQGECGLSAAPGATAPTDRGTPAGTVLLVVLGALLVLLLPLLPLLWRIRARNRRLGSGGRTPADAAARALAAWQEITDCAWDYGIAPDESLTPRKAAARIVRLGGLDIMAAEAVHRIAGAVEQVLYAPEPRPAAGLTEDALTVRAGLEANAGRGARLRARLAPRSAVRVVWAVSDRWTSLVQRWTDRPGRGRWTARWRRLSRQHG; encoded by the coding sequence ATGAGCGGGCGGACCCGGCTGGCGCTCTGCGCCTTCGCCGCGACACTCCTGGCGTCGGGGGCGCTGCTCCCGCTGGTGGAGGGGGCCGGCTGGCTCCTCCAGGCGGCGCTGCTGCTCGGGGTCCAGGGCGGGGTGGGCGCGCTCGCCCGCCGGGTCCCGCTGGCCCGGTCGCTGACGATCGCCGCCCAGGCGCTGGTGACCCTGCTGCTGCTGACCGTGGTCTTCGCGCGGGACCAGGCCCTGTTCGGTGTGGTCCCGGGCCCGCAGGCCGTCATGCGCCTCGGTGAGCTGCTGGTGGCGGGCGGCGAGGACATCGGTACGTACGCCGTCCCGGCCCCGATGACGGACGGCATCCGGCTGATGGTGGTCGGCGGGGTGGTGCTGATCGGGCTGGCGGTGGACGCCCTGGCGGTGACCTTCCGCAGCGCGGCCCCGGCCGGACTGCCGCTGCTCGCCCTGTACTCGGTCGCCGCCGGACTGGGCGACGGCGGGACGGGGTGGCTCTGGTTCCTGCTGGCGGCCTGCGGCTATCTGTTCCTCCTGCTGGCCGAGGGCCGCGACCGGCTCTCCCAGTGGGGGCGCGTCTTCGGCGGTGCGAGCCGGTCGCCGGGAGGGCTGTCGGACGGCCTGTCCGGCCGGGGCGGCGGTACGTCCGCACCGGTCCGCACCGGGCGGCGCATCGGTGTGCTGGCGCTGGGCATCGCTTTGGTGGTCCCCCTCGCCCTGCCCGCCCTGGACAGCGGTCTGCTGGGCGGCCGGGGCGGCGGGAGCGGCAAGGGCAGCGGTGGCGGCACCATCACCGCGGTGAACCCGCTGGTCTCCCTCAAGGACAACCTCAACCAGCCGGAGGACCGGGAGGTGATGACGTACCGCACCAACGCCCAGGACCCGCGCGACCTCTATCTGCGGATCATCGCCCTGGACGAGTTCAACGGCAGCGAGTGGCGCTCCTCGACCCGCCGTCTGACGGATGTGCCGGACCGCCTCCCGCAGCCCACCGGTCTGGGCCGGGACGTCGACGTCACCGAGATCCGGACGAACATCTCGACCTCGCCCTCCTACCAGCAGAACTATCTGCCGCTCCCCTATCCGGCGAGCGAGGTGGCGATCGGCGGCCGCTGGCGGTACGAGCCGGAGGGCCGCACGCTCATCGGCGACAAGGGGCAGAACACCGGCGGCGCGCAGTACGAGGTCTCCAGCCTGATCGTGCAGCCGACCGCGGCCCAGCTGGCGGCGGCCGGATCGCCGCCGCAGGGGCTGCGCAGCGAGTACACCCAGGTCCCCGACTCGCTGCCGAACGTGGTGGCCGAGGAGGCCGAGAAGATCACCGAGGGCTCGGCCAACGCCTACGAGCGGGCCGTGAAGCTCCAGAGCTGGTTCGCCTCCGAGGGCGGCTTCAGGTACAGCACCTCGGTCAGTTCGGGGACGGGCTCCTCGGCCATAGCGCGGTTCCTCCGTGACAAGGAGGGGTTCTGCATCCACTTCTCCTTCACGATGGCCGCGATGGCCCGGACCCTGGACATCCCGTCCCGGGTGGCGGTGGGGTTCACCCCGGGCACCCTCAAGGGGGACGGCTCGTACTCGGTCGGACTGCGCGACGCGCACGCCTGGCCCGAGCTGTACTTCGAGGGCGTCGGGTGGACCCGGTTCGAGCCGACCCCGAGCCGGGGGTCGGCCCCGGCGTACACCCTGCCGGAGACCCCCACGGGTGGCGCGAGCGATCCGGCGCAGCCGTCGGCCGACGCGACCGCCGCCCCGTCCGCGGTCCCGTCCGCCCCGGAAAGCTGCTCGCCGCAGATGCGCCGACAGGGTGAGTGCGGCCTCTCCGCCGCACCCGGCGCGACGGCCCCGACCGACCGGGGCACCCCGGCCGGGACGGTCCTGCTGGTGGTCCTCGGGGCGCTCCTGGTCCTGCTGCTTCCTCTGCTGCCGCTGCTCTGGCGGATCCGGGCGAGAAACCGGCGGCTCGGTTCCGGGGGGCGTACGCCCGCGGACGCGGCGGCCAGGGCCCTGGCCGCCTGGCAGGAGATCACCGACTGCGCCTGGGACTACGGCATCGCGCCGGACGAGTCGCTGACGCCCCGGAAGGCGGCGGCCCGGATCGTGCGGCTGGGCGGTCTCGACATCATGGCGGCCGAGGCCGTGCACCGGATCGCGGGCGCGGTGGAACAGGTGCTGTACGCCCCCGAGCCGCGCCCCGCAGCCGGTCTGACCGAGGACGCGCTGACGGTACGGGCGGGCCTGGAGGCGAACGCGGGCCGGGGCGCACGGCTGCGGGCGAGGCTCGCACCCCGCTCGGCCGTCCGGGTGGTGTGGGCGGTCTCGGACCGGTGGACCTCGCTCGTCCAGCGGTGGACGGACCGTCCGGGGCGCGGCCGCTGGACGGCCCGGTGGCGCAGGCTGTCACGCCAGCACGGCTGA
- a CDS encoding DUF3040 domain-containing protein, with the protein MPLSEHEQRMLEQMERALYAEDPKFATALEGTGLRTYTRKRVYQAVAGFLVGIALLMAGMVAQQIWISVVGFLVMLGCAVLAVTGWRKAPKPGEQQQAAADSGDSGSRRRPRQRRSMMNRIEQRWQRRRDEQGQ; encoded by the coding sequence GTGCCGCTCTCGGAGCACGAGCAGCGCATGCTCGAGCAGATGGAGCGAGCGCTGTACGCCGAAGATCCCAAGTTCGCGACAGCGCTCGAGGGAACCGGGCTGCGTACGTACACCCGGAAAAGGGTCTACCAGGCGGTCGCTGGCTTCCTGGTGGGTATCGCGCTCCTCATGGCCGGAATGGTCGCCCAGCAGATCTGGATCAGCGTGGTGGGGTTCCTCGTCATGCTCGGCTGTGCCGTGCTCGCGGTCACCGGATGGCGCAAGGCGCCCAAGCCCGGTGAACAACAGCAGGCCGCCGCGGACAGCGGGGACAGCGGCTCGCGCCGCCGACCGAGACAACGCCGGTCGATGATGAACCGCATCGAGCAGCGGTGGCAGCGCCGCCGCGACGAACAGGGCCAGTAG
- a CDS encoding methyltransferase, protein MSDQLRPRASLRTAVVWEVLKDALDRQVKAAGRDALDVLDTGGGTGNFAVPAARLGHRVTVVDPSPNALFALERRAAEAGVADRVRGVQGDILGLFDVVERGGFDAVLCHGVLEYVDDPAEGVRNAVAALRPSGALSLLAAGLGGAVLARALAGHFTEARQALADPAGRWGEGDPVPRRFTAEQLTELVSGAGLEVGAVHGVRVFADLVPGVLVDTEPGAMDALLKLEAAVAELPAFHSVATQLHVLGEKRP, encoded by the coding sequence GTGTCGGACCAGCTGCGCCCCCGCGCCTCCCTCCGTACCGCCGTGGTCTGGGAGGTCCTGAAGGACGCTCTGGACCGTCAGGTCAAGGCGGCCGGCCGGGACGCCCTGGATGTTCTGGACACCGGCGGCGGCACCGGCAACTTCGCGGTGCCCGCCGCCCGGCTCGGCCACCGCGTCACCGTCGTCGACCCCAGCCCCAACGCGCTCTTCGCGCTGGAGCGCCGCGCCGCCGAGGCCGGGGTCGCCGACCGCGTCCGGGGCGTCCAGGGCGACATCCTCGGCCTGTTCGACGTCGTGGAGCGCGGCGGCTTCGACGCGGTGCTCTGCCACGGCGTCCTGGAGTACGTCGACGACCCCGCCGAGGGCGTACGGAACGCGGTCGCGGCCCTGCGCCCCTCCGGCGCCCTCAGCCTGCTCGCCGCGGGCCTGGGCGGGGCCGTCCTGGCCCGCGCGCTGGCCGGCCACTTCACCGAGGCCCGGCAGGCGCTCGCCGACCCGGCGGGCCGCTGGGGCGAGGGCGACCCGGTGCCCCGCCGCTTCACCGCCGAGCAGCTCACCGAGCTGGTCTCCGGGGCCGGCCTGGAGGTCGGCGCCGTGCACGGCGTGCGGGTCTTCGCCGACCTCGTACCGGGCGTTCTGGTGGACACCGAGCCCGGCGCCATGGACGCGCTCCTCAAGCTCGAAGCCGCCGTCGCCGAGCTGCCCGCCTTCCACTCCGTCGCGACCCAGCTGCACGTTCTCGGCGAGAAGCGCCCCTGA
- a CDS encoding SAV_6107 family HEPN domain-containing protein, with product MASSSAAAAPRRRAGSPAPSLTGPADDVHPVLRRTTAPPAALDLLAKARTGLDEAAVLHEPNERYATAHLAALRTAAAVLAARGRPETNKRDRDRIRSVWEVLPEAAPELTDWSDLFAAGAPRRARAEAGMPGAADDRDADDLLRDAAQFLRLVERLLVLQPVLPQPRTGRQATG from the coding sequence ATGGCCAGCTCGTCCGCAGCCGCCGCCCCGCGGCGCCGCGCAGGCAGCCCTGCCCCCTCACTGACCGGTCCCGCCGACGATGTGCACCCCGTGCTGCGCCGCACCACGGCACCGCCCGCCGCCCTCGACCTGCTCGCCAAGGCCCGCACCGGCCTGGACGAGGCCGCCGTGCTCCACGAACCGAACGAGCGCTACGCCACCGCCCACCTCGCGGCCCTGCGCACGGCGGCCGCCGTGCTGGCCGCCCGTGGCCGCCCCGAGACGAACAAGCGCGACCGCGACCGCATCCGGAGCGTCTGGGAGGTCCTCCCGGAGGCAGCCCCGGAGCTGACCGACTGGAGCGACCTCTTCGCCGCAGGGGCGCCCCGCCGGGCCCGTGCGGAGGCCGGCATGCCCGGCGCCGCCGACGACCGGGACGCGGACGACCTGCTCCGCGACGCCGCCCAGTTCCTGCGCCTGGTGGAGCGGCTGCTGGTCCTCCAGCCGGTGCTCCCGCAGCCGAGGACGGGGAGGCAGGCCACGGGGTGA
- a CDS encoding ATP-binding cassette domain-containing protein — translation MESPHGAAVGAEDFGLKGPRGWVFRHVGFSAPPGSLVAVEGPSGSGRTCLLLALTGRMRATEGSAEVGGLALPRKAAAVRRIAALGPVPGVSELDPAFTVAEHLRERALLQGRYGASLRTLLRPRAERRATARARIDAALEAAGLDPATLPKAERTSVRDLERLEALRLSVALAMIGTPRVLALDDADLKLSPAERAEAWLTLRSIADSGTTVLAVCSEAPEDARIVRTTPAADEAPTAPTTEEETADAFAETGRA, via the coding sequence GTGGAGAGCCCGCACGGCGCCGCGGTCGGCGCCGAGGACTTCGGACTCAAGGGGCCGCGCGGCTGGGTCTTCCGCCACGTGGGGTTCAGCGCTCCGCCGGGGTCGCTCGTCGCGGTCGAGGGGCCGTCCGGCTCCGGCCGTACCTGCCTTCTGCTCGCTCTGACCGGTCGTATGCGTGCCACCGAGGGCAGCGCCGAAGTGGGCGGACTCGCACTGCCCCGCAAGGCGGCCGCCGTCCGCCGGATCGCGGCCTTGGGCCCGGTGCCCGGCGTCAGCGAGCTGGACCCCGCCTTCACCGTCGCCGAGCACCTGCGCGAACGGGCCCTGCTCCAGGGCCGTTACGGGGCCTCGCTGCGCACCCTGCTGCGCCCGCGCGCCGAGCGCCGGGCCACCGCCCGGGCCCGGATCGACGCGGCGCTGGAGGCCGCGGGGCTGGACCCCGCGACCCTGCCCAAGGCCGAACGGACCTCCGTACGGGATCTGGAGCGGCTGGAGGCGCTGCGGCTCTCCGTCGCCCTGGCGATGATCGGCACCCCGAGGGTGCTGGCCCTGGACGACGCCGACCTCAAGCTCTCCCCCGCCGAACGCGCCGAGGCCTGGCTGACGCTGCGCTCGATCGCCGACTCCGGCACCACCGTGCTCGCCGTGTGCAGCGAAGCCCCCGAGGACGCCCGGATCGTCCGCACCACGCCCGCCGCCGACGAGGCCCCGACCGCACCCACCACCGAAGAGGAGACGGCCGATGCGTTCGCCGAAACTGGCCGCGCTTGA
- a CDS encoding YhgE/Pip domain-containing protein: MRSPKLAALELRRFRRGKLPAAALVALLLLPLLYGALYLFSFWDPYGNLDKLPVALVNNDKGATNDGKRLNAGDEISDKLLDSKVFAWHEVSSAEADKGVEDGTYYLSLTMPADFSKKIASSGGDSPETGALQVRTNDANNYIVGQISKTVFGEVRNAASTNASRGFLDRIFVNFSDLHDKTADAAKGADELKGGISKAKKGSKELADGLKDSKAGSKRLSDGIGKLDSGAGELASGSRQVAGGTQALADKVNKIAGDVRPFFKDNGKSIGDTARLVADTSQAVRHNLDVLVKSAPTAAVEAKKAADDLTEIHRTQCVEAEEPDAAVCPPLERAKTTAVDVAKIAADVNTLVTNQNGDLKKLNTHLAAFQKQAEALSKRAPALDNDLEQAVKDVNALNTGAQKVAKGAADLHTGLGSARTGSADLDTGMGKLKTGAENLDGGLFRLGDGSAELAQGLNDGVEKIPDYDKKDRDARTDVMADPVKLASKSLHAAPNYGTGFAPYFIPLSLWVGAMVAYMIIQPLNRRALSTGASAWRIALAGWLPVAAIGLLQVGALMAVLHWGLGLEMERSAGTIAFLALVTCCFGAIVQWLNACFGAAGRILVLVVLMLQLTSAGGTYPVQTSPGFFGAIHPYLPMTYVVEGLRRLITGGPLGPVWLGCAVLGAFTVGALALTAFTARRKQVWSLSRLHPELSL; the protein is encoded by the coding sequence ATGCGTTCGCCGAAACTGGCCGCGCTTGAGCTGAGGCGGTTCCGCAGGGGGAAGTTGCCGGCCGCCGCGCTGGTCGCGCTGCTGCTCCTGCCGCTGCTCTACGGCGCCCTGTACCTGTTCTCGTTCTGGGACCCGTACGGGAACCTCGACAAGCTGCCCGTCGCCCTGGTCAACAACGACAAGGGGGCCACGAACGACGGCAAGCGGCTCAACGCGGGGGACGAGATCAGCGACAAGCTCCTCGACTCCAAGGTGTTCGCGTGGCATGAGGTGAGCTCCGCGGAGGCGGACAAGGGCGTCGAGGACGGGACGTACTACCTCTCGCTGACGATGCCGGCCGACTTCAGCAAGAAGATCGCGTCCAGCGGCGGGGACTCCCCCGAGACGGGCGCGCTCCAGGTGCGGACGAACGACGCAAACAACTACATCGTCGGGCAGATCTCCAAGACGGTCTTCGGCGAGGTGCGCAACGCCGCCTCCACCAACGCCTCGCGGGGCTTCCTGGACCGCATCTTCGTCAACTTCTCCGATCTGCACGACAAGACCGCCGACGCGGCCAAGGGCGCCGACGAGCTCAAGGGCGGCATATCGAAGGCGAAGAAGGGCTCCAAGGAGCTCGCGGACGGCCTCAAGGACTCCAAGGCGGGCAGCAAGCGGCTCTCCGACGGGATCGGCAAGCTGGACAGCGGGGCGGGCGAACTCGCCTCCGGCTCGCGGCAGGTGGCCGGCGGCACCCAGGCGCTGGCCGACAAGGTCAACAAGATCGCCGGAGATGTCCGCCCCTTCTTCAAGGACAACGGGAAGTCCATCGGGGACACCGCCCGGCTGGTCGCCGACACCTCCCAGGCCGTACGGCACAACCTCGACGTGCTCGTGAAGAGCGCGCCCACCGCCGCGGTCGAGGCCAAGAAGGCGGCCGACGACCTGACGGAGATCCACCGGACCCAGTGTGTGGAGGCCGAAGAGCCCGACGCCGCGGTCTGCCCGCCGCTGGAGCGCGCCAAGACCACGGCCGTCGACGTCGCGAAGATCGCCGCCGATGTGAACACCCTGGTCACCAACCAGAACGGCGATCTGAAGAAGCTCAACACCCACCTGGCCGCCTTCCAGAAGCAGGCCGAGGCGCTGTCCAAGCGCGCACCGGCCCTGGACAACGACCTGGAGCAGGCGGTCAAGGACGTCAACGCCCTCAACACCGGCGCCCAGAAGGTCGCCAAGGGCGCGGCGGACCTGCACACCGGCCTCGGCAGCGCCCGTACCGGCTCCGCCGACCTGGACACCGGCATGGGCAAGCTCAAGACGGGCGCGGAGAACCTGGACGGCGGGCTGTTCCGGCTCGGCGACGGCTCGGCCGAGCTCGCCCAGGGACTCAACGACGGCGTGGAGAAGATCCCGGACTACGACAAGAAGGACCGTGACGCCCGTACCGACGTCATGGCCGACCCGGTGAAACTGGCCTCCAAGTCCCTTCACGCGGCACCCAATTACGGCACCGGTTTCGCCCCGTACTTCATCCCGCTCTCCCTCTGGGTCGGCGCGATGGTGGCGTACATGATCATCCAGCCGCTCAACAGGCGGGCGCTGTCCACCGGTGCCTCCGCCTGGCGGATCGCCCTCGCCGGATGGCTCCCGGTCGCCGCGATCGGCCTCCTCCAGGTCGGCGCCCTGATGGCCGTCCTGCACTGGGGCCTGGGCCTGGAGATGGAGCGCTCCGCCGGGACGATCGCCTTCCTGGCGCTGGTGACCTGCTGCTTCGGTGCGATCGTGCAGTGGCTGAACGCCTGCTTCGGCGCGGCGGGACGCATCCTGGTGCTGGTCGTGCTGATGCTCCAGCTGACCTCGGCCGGGGGCACGTACCCCGTCCAGACCAGCCCCGGCTTCTTCGGCGCGATCCACCCGTACCTGCCCATGACGTACGTCGTCGAGGGGCTGCGCAGGCTCATCACCGGCGGTCCCCTCGGCCCGGTCTGGCTGGGCTGCGCGGTGCTGGGAGCCTTCACCGTCGGCGCCCTCGCCCTGACCGCGTTCACCGCCCGCCGCAAGCAGGTGTGGAGCCTGAGCCGGCTGCACCCGGAGCTGAGCCTGTGA
- a CDS encoding TetR/AcrR family transcriptional regulator, whose product MESSGTTRRQATRQRLYEAAVTLIAEKGFSATTVDEIAERAGVAKGTVYYNFKSKTELFEELLRHGVGLLTASLRAAAEESEERGGTRVEALDAMIRAGLAFIDRYPAFTQLYVAELWRTNRAWQSTLLVVRQEAVAVVEDVLREAVRSGELSEEIDIPLTAAALVGMVLVAALDWQAFQPERSIDEVHSALSLLLHGRVSGH is encoded by the coding sequence ATGGAAAGCAGTGGCACCACGCGCCGCCAGGCCACCCGGCAGAGGCTCTACGAGGCGGCGGTGACCCTCATCGCCGAGAAGGGCTTCTCGGCGACCACCGTCGACGAGATCGCCGAGCGGGCCGGGGTCGCCAAGGGCACGGTCTATTACAACTTCAAGAGCAAGACCGAACTGTTCGAGGAGCTGCTCCGGCACGGCGTCGGGCTGCTGACGGCCTCGCTGCGGGCCGCCGCCGAGGAGTCGGAGGAGCGCGGCGGCACCCGGGTCGAGGCACTGGACGCGATGATCCGGGCCGGCCTCGCCTTCATCGACCGCTACCCGGCCTTCACCCAGCTGTACGTGGCCGAGCTCTGGCGCACCAACCGCGCCTGGCAGTCCACGCTGCTGGTGGTGCGGCAGGAGGCTGTCGCGGTGGTGGAGGACGTGCTGCGCGAGGCGGTGCGCAGCGGTGAGCTGAGCGAGGAGATCGACATCCCGCTGACGGCCGCGGCCCTGGTCGGGATGGTGCTGGTGGCGGCGCTGGACTGGCAGGCGTTCCAGCCGGAGCGGTCGATCGACGAGGTCCACTCGGCGCTGTCCCTGCTGCTGCACGGGCGGGTCAGCGGGCACTGA
- a CDS encoding DUF4126 domain-containing protein: MSVIPLVFTSGWASGINAYAVVLLLGLFGATGVSDEVPDALQRTDVLIVAGVLFLCEVVADKIPYVDSVWDTAHTVIRPVAGAVIAALLAGESGSLPELAAGAIGGSTALMSHLVKAGTRMAVNTSPEPFSNIGMSIAEDLGVAGVVTFAIFNPVAAAIIAGVLLVLGIVLVVFLTSRIRRFLRRRAQRREEKHLADSGGPWPPG, from the coding sequence GTGTCCGTAATCCCTCTGGTGTTCACAAGTGGCTGGGCGAGCGGGATCAACGCCTATGCGGTGGTCCTGCTGCTCGGCCTGTTCGGCGCGACCGGCGTCTCCGACGAGGTGCCCGACGCGTTGCAGCGCACCGATGTGCTGATCGTGGCCGGTGTGCTCTTCCTCTGCGAGGTGGTGGCCGACAAGATCCCGTACGTGGACTCGGTCTGGGACACCGCGCACACCGTGATCCGTCCGGTGGCGGGTGCGGTGATCGCCGCCCTCCTCGCCGGGGAGAGCGGTTCGCTGCCGGAGCTGGCGGCCGGGGCGATCGGCGGGTCGACGGCGCTGATGAGCCATCTGGTGAAGGCCGGCACGCGGATGGCGGTCAACACCTCCCCGGAGCCCTTCAGCAACATCGGGATGAGCATCGCCGAGGACCTCGGGGTCGCCGGGGTCGTCACGTTCGCCATATTCAACCCGGTGGCGGCGGCCATCATCGCCGGGGTTCTGCTGGTCCTCGGGATCGTCCTCGTGGTCTTCCTGACCTCGCGGATCCGCCGCTTCCTGCGCCGCCGGGCCCAGCGCCGCGAGGAGAAGCACCTGGCCGACTCGGGTGGGCCCTGGCCTCCCGGCTGA